A genomic region of Zalophus californianus isolate mZalCal1 chromosome 1, mZalCal1.pri.v2, whole genome shotgun sequence contains the following coding sequences:
- the RBM11 gene encoding splicing regulator RBM11 isoform X6, translated as MFPAQEEADRTVFVGNLEARVREEILYELFLQAGPLTKVTICKDREGKPKTFGFVCFKHPESVSYAIALLNGIRLYGRPINVQYRFGSSRSSEPANQSFESCVKINSHSYRNEEVAARSSFPMQFFPINSAVLPQEYFFLQKMQWHAYNPALQLPYYEMAAPLPNSTSATSSLNCAPDLEAGPSSYEWTHQQPSDPDLYQTNKRKRQKQTSDSDSSTENKRGNEYSQKFQKCKKKKRY; from the exons ATgttccctgctcaggaggaggCCGACAGAACGGTGTTTGTGGGGAATTTAGAGGCCCGAGTACGGGAAGAGATTCTTTACGAGCTGTTCCTTCAG gCTGGGCCATTAACCAAAGTGACTATATgcaaagacagagaaggaaagccGAAGACTTTTGGATTTGTCTGCTTTAAGCACCCTGAATCGGTGTCTTATGCCATAGCTTTGCTGAATGGAATACGTTTATATGGAAGACCAATTAATGTACAGTATCGATTTG gGAGCTCTCGCTCTTCTGAACCAGCTAACCAAAGTTTTGAGAGCTGTGTTAAGATAAATTCACACAGCTAcag aaatgaagaagttGCGGCCAGATCTTCCTTTCCCATGCAGTTCTTTCCAATTAACAGTGCAGTTTTACctcaagaatattttttccttcagaagaTG cAGTGGCATGCCTATAATCCAGCCCTGCAGCTGCCTTACTATGAGATGGCAGCACCACTTCCTAATAGCACGTCTGCAACGTCTTCACTAAATTGTGCTCCAGATCTGGAGGCTGGACCCAGCTCTTACGAATGGACTCACCAACAGCCCAGTGACCCTGACCTTTATCAGACGAATAAACGAAAGAGGCAAAAACAAACCAGTGACAGCGATAGTAGCACAGAAAACAAGAGGGGAAATGAATATAGCCAAAAGTTCCAAaagtgtaagaaaaagaaaagatattag
- the RBM11 gene encoding splicing regulator RBM11 isoform X7, giving the protein MFPAQEEADRTVFVGNLEARVREEILYELFLQAGPLTKVTICKDREGKPKTFGFVCFKHPESVSYAIALLNGIRLYGRPINVQYRFGSSRSSEPANQSFESCVKINSHSYRNEEVAARSSFPMQFFPINSAVLPQEYFFLQKMWHAYNPALQLPYYEMAAPLPNSTSATSSLNCAPDLEAGPSSYEWTHQQPSDPDLYQTNKRKRQKQTSDSDSSTENKRGNEYSQKFQKCKKKKRY; this is encoded by the exons ATgttccctgctcaggaggaggCCGACAGAACGGTGTTTGTGGGGAATTTAGAGGCCCGAGTACGGGAAGAGATTCTTTACGAGCTGTTCCTTCAG gCTGGGCCATTAACCAAAGTGACTATATgcaaagacagagaaggaaagccGAAGACTTTTGGATTTGTCTGCTTTAAGCACCCTGAATCGGTGTCTTATGCCATAGCTTTGCTGAATGGAATACGTTTATATGGAAGACCAATTAATGTACAGTATCGATTTG gGAGCTCTCGCTCTTCTGAACCAGCTAACCAAAGTTTTGAGAGCTGTGTTAAGATAAATTCACACAGCTAcag aaatgaagaagttGCGGCCAGATCTTCCTTTCCCATGCAGTTCTTTCCAATTAACAGTGCAGTTTTACctcaagaatattttttccttcagaagaTG TGGCATGCCTATAATCCAGCCCTGCAGCTGCCTTACTATGAGATGGCAGCACCACTTCCTAATAGCACGTCTGCAACGTCTTCACTAAATTGTGCTCCAGATCTGGAGGCTGGACCCAGCTCTTACGAATGGACTCACCAACAGCCCAGTGACCCTGACCTTTATCAGACGAATAAACGAAAGAGGCAAAAACAAACCAGTGACAGCGATAGTAGCACAGAAAACAAGAGGGGAAATGAATATAGCCAAAAGTTCCAAaagtgtaagaaaaagaaaagatattag
- the RBM11 gene encoding splicing regulator RBM11 isoform X1, with protein sequence MFPAQEEADRTVFVGNLEARVREEILYELFLQAGPLTKVTICKDREGKPKTFGFVCFKHPESVSYAIALLNGIRLYGRPINVQYRFGSSRSSEPANQSFESCVKINSHSYRNEEVAARSSFPMQFFPINSAVLPQEYFFLQKMQWHAYNPALQLPYYEMAAPLPNSTSATSSLNCAPDLEAGPSSYEWTHQQPSDPDLYQTNKRKRQKQTSDSDSSTENKRGNEYSQKFQKLAKLRTMSQDFGKQIRPAMWPNCLPQNTCTQEESNQKKCHVQKIRRLPSGPHSSFFPPCPPQNRTETTILCPRSKWEPYERIVQDT encoded by the exons ATgttccctgctcaggaggaggCCGACAGAACGGTGTTTGTGGGGAATTTAGAGGCCCGAGTACGGGAAGAGATTCTTTACGAGCTGTTCCTTCAG gCTGGGCCATTAACCAAAGTGACTATATgcaaagacagagaaggaaagccGAAGACTTTTGGATTTGTCTGCTTTAAGCACCCTGAATCGGTGTCTTATGCCATAGCTTTGCTGAATGGAATACGTTTATATGGAAGACCAATTAATGTACAGTATCGATTTG gGAGCTCTCGCTCTTCTGAACCAGCTAACCAAAGTTTTGAGAGCTGTGTTAAGATAAATTCACACAGCTAcag aaatgaagaagttGCGGCCAGATCTTCCTTTCCCATGCAGTTCTTTCCAATTAACAGTGCAGTTTTACctcaagaatattttttccttcagaagaTG cAGTGGCATGCCTATAATCCAGCCCTGCAGCTGCCTTACTATGAGATGGCAGCACCACTTCCTAATAGCACGTCTGCAACGTCTTCACTAAATTGTGCTCCAGATCTGGAGGCTGGACCCAGCTCTTACGAATGGACTCACCAACAGCCCAGTGACCCTGACCTTTATCAGACGAATAAACGAAAGAGGCAAAAACAAACCAGTGACAGCGATAGTAGCACAGAAAACAAGAGGGGAAATGAATATAGCCAAAAGTTCCAAaagt TGGCAAAGCTCAGGACCATGTCACAAGATTTTGGAAAGCAAATCAGACCAGCCATGTGGCCGAATTGCCTCCCTCAGAATACGTGCACACAGGAAGAATCTAATCAAAAGAAATGTCATGTTcagaaaataagaag GTTACCCAGCGGCCCACACAGCAGCTTCTTCCCTCCTTGTCCTCCTCAGAACAGGACTGAGACAACCATTCTGTGCCCCAGAAGCAAGTGGGAACCTTATGAAAGAATTGTGCAGGATACCTAA
- the RBM11 gene encoding splicing regulator RBM11 isoform X3 — MFPAQEEADRTVFVGNLEARVREEILYELFLQAGPLTKVTICKDREGKPKTFGFVCFKHPESVSYAIALLNGIRLYGRPINVQYRFGSSRSSEPANQSFESCVKINSHSYRNEEVAARSSFPMQFFPINSAVLPQEYFFLQKMQWHAYNPALQLPYYEMAAPLPNSTSATSSLNCAPDLEAGPSSYEWTHQQPSDPDLYQTNKRKRQKQTSDSDSSTENKRGNEYSQKFQKCYPAAHTAASSLLVLLRTGLRQPFCAPEASGNLMKELCRIPKVCLGTCELENLACTQVYHFLLYGTCLA; from the exons ATgttccctgctcaggaggaggCCGACAGAACGGTGTTTGTGGGGAATTTAGAGGCCCGAGTACGGGAAGAGATTCTTTACGAGCTGTTCCTTCAG gCTGGGCCATTAACCAAAGTGACTATATgcaaagacagagaaggaaagccGAAGACTTTTGGATTTGTCTGCTTTAAGCACCCTGAATCGGTGTCTTATGCCATAGCTTTGCTGAATGGAATACGTTTATATGGAAGACCAATTAATGTACAGTATCGATTTG gGAGCTCTCGCTCTTCTGAACCAGCTAACCAAAGTTTTGAGAGCTGTGTTAAGATAAATTCACACAGCTAcag aaatgaagaagttGCGGCCAGATCTTCCTTTCCCATGCAGTTCTTTCCAATTAACAGTGCAGTTTTACctcaagaatattttttccttcagaagaTG cAGTGGCATGCCTATAATCCAGCCCTGCAGCTGCCTTACTATGAGATGGCAGCACCACTTCCTAATAGCACGTCTGCAACGTCTTCACTAAATTGTGCTCCAGATCTGGAGGCTGGACCCAGCTCTTACGAATGGACTCACCAACAGCCCAGTGACCCTGACCTTTATCAGACGAATAAACGAAAGAGGCAAAAACAAACCAGTGACAGCGATAGTAGCACAGAAAACAAGAGGGGAAATGAATATAGCCAAAAGTTCCAAaagt GTTACCCAGCGGCCCACACAGCAGCTTCTTCCCTCCTTGTCCTCCTCAGAACAGGACTGAGACAACCATTCTGTGCCCCAGAAGCAAGTGGGAACCTTATGAAAGAATTGTGCAGGATACCTAAG GTTTGTTTAGGTACCTGTGAGCTGGAGAATTTAGCTTGTACTCAAGTCTACCATTTCCTCCTCTATGGTACCTGCCTTGCATGA
- the RBM11 gene encoding splicing regulator RBM11 isoform X4 — protein sequence MFPAQEEADRTVFVGNLEARVREEILYELFLQAGPLTKVTICKDREGKPKTFGFVCFKHPESVSYAIALLNGIRLYGRPINVQYRFGSSRSSEPANQSFESCVKINSHSYRNEEVAARSSFPMQFFPINSAVLPQEYFFLQKMQWHAYNPALQLPYYEMAAPLPNSTSATSSLNCAPDLEAGPSSYEWTHQQPSDPDLYQTNKRKRQKQTSDSDSSTENKRGNEYSQKFQKCYPAAHTAASSLLVLLRTGLRQPFCAPEASGNLMKELCRIPKNTYRWSLDSPCKQFGCGEVLR from the exons ATgttccctgctcaggaggaggCCGACAGAACGGTGTTTGTGGGGAATTTAGAGGCCCGAGTACGGGAAGAGATTCTTTACGAGCTGTTCCTTCAG gCTGGGCCATTAACCAAAGTGACTATATgcaaagacagagaaggaaagccGAAGACTTTTGGATTTGTCTGCTTTAAGCACCCTGAATCGGTGTCTTATGCCATAGCTTTGCTGAATGGAATACGTTTATATGGAAGACCAATTAATGTACAGTATCGATTTG gGAGCTCTCGCTCTTCTGAACCAGCTAACCAAAGTTTTGAGAGCTGTGTTAAGATAAATTCACACAGCTAcag aaatgaagaagttGCGGCCAGATCTTCCTTTCCCATGCAGTTCTTTCCAATTAACAGTGCAGTTTTACctcaagaatattttttccttcagaagaTG cAGTGGCATGCCTATAATCCAGCCCTGCAGCTGCCTTACTATGAGATGGCAGCACCACTTCCTAATAGCACGTCTGCAACGTCTTCACTAAATTGTGCTCCAGATCTGGAGGCTGGACCCAGCTCTTACGAATGGACTCACCAACAGCCCAGTGACCCTGACCTTTATCAGACGAATAAACGAAAGAGGCAAAAACAAACCAGTGACAGCGATAGTAGCACAGAAAACAAGAGGGGAAATGAATATAGCCAAAAGTTCCAAaagt GTTACCCAGCGGCCCACACAGCAGCTTCTTCCCTCCTTGTCCTCCTCAGAACAGGACTGAGACAACCATTCTGTGCCCCAGAAGCAAGTGGGAACCTTATGAAAGAATTGTGCAGGATACCTAAG
- the RBM11 gene encoding splicing regulator RBM11 isoform X2: protein MFPAQEEADRTVFVGNLEARVREEILYELFLQAGPLTKVTICKDREGKPKTFGFVCFKHPESVSYAIALLNGIRLYGRPINVQYRFGSSRSSEPANQSFESCVKINSHSYRNEEVAARSSFPMQFFPINSAVLPQEYFFLQKMWHAYNPALQLPYYEMAAPLPNSTSATSSLNCAPDLEAGPSSYEWTHQQPSDPDLYQTNKRKRQKQTSDSDSSTENKRGNEYSQKFQKLAKLRTMSQDFGKQIRPAMWPNCLPQNTCTQEESNQKKCHVQKIRRLPSGPHSSFFPPCPPQNRTETTILCPRSKWEPYERIVQDT, encoded by the exons ATgttccctgctcaggaggaggCCGACAGAACGGTGTTTGTGGGGAATTTAGAGGCCCGAGTACGGGAAGAGATTCTTTACGAGCTGTTCCTTCAG gCTGGGCCATTAACCAAAGTGACTATATgcaaagacagagaaggaaagccGAAGACTTTTGGATTTGTCTGCTTTAAGCACCCTGAATCGGTGTCTTATGCCATAGCTTTGCTGAATGGAATACGTTTATATGGAAGACCAATTAATGTACAGTATCGATTTG gGAGCTCTCGCTCTTCTGAACCAGCTAACCAAAGTTTTGAGAGCTGTGTTAAGATAAATTCACACAGCTAcag aaatgaagaagttGCGGCCAGATCTTCCTTTCCCATGCAGTTCTTTCCAATTAACAGTGCAGTTTTACctcaagaatattttttccttcagaagaTG TGGCATGCCTATAATCCAGCCCTGCAGCTGCCTTACTATGAGATGGCAGCACCACTTCCTAATAGCACGTCTGCAACGTCTTCACTAAATTGTGCTCCAGATCTGGAGGCTGGACCCAGCTCTTACGAATGGACTCACCAACAGCCCAGTGACCCTGACCTTTATCAGACGAATAAACGAAAGAGGCAAAAACAAACCAGTGACAGCGATAGTAGCACAGAAAACAAGAGGGGAAATGAATATAGCCAAAAGTTCCAAaagt TGGCAAAGCTCAGGACCATGTCACAAGATTTTGGAAAGCAAATCAGACCAGCCATGTGGCCGAATTGCCTCCCTCAGAATACGTGCACACAGGAAGAATCTAATCAAAAGAAATGTCATGTTcagaaaataagaag GTTACCCAGCGGCCCACACAGCAGCTTCTTCCCTCCTTGTCCTCCTCAGAACAGGACTGAGACAACCATTCTGTGCCCCAGAAGCAAGTGGGAACCTTATGAAAGAATTGTGCAGGATACCTAA
- the RBM11 gene encoding splicing regulator RBM11 isoform X9 produces the protein MFPAQEEADRTVFVGNLEARVREEILYELFLQAGPLTKVTICKDREGKPKTFGFVCFKHPESVSYAIALLNGIRLYGRPINVQYRFGSSRSSEPANQSFESCVKINSHSYRNEEVAARSSFPMQFFPINSAVLPQEYFFLQKMAVAKLRTMSQDFGKQIRPAMWPNCLPQNTCTQEESNQKKCHVQKIRRLPSGPHSSFFPPCPPQNRTETTILCPRSKWEPYERIVQDT, from the exons ATgttccctgctcaggaggaggCCGACAGAACGGTGTTTGTGGGGAATTTAGAGGCCCGAGTACGGGAAGAGATTCTTTACGAGCTGTTCCTTCAG gCTGGGCCATTAACCAAAGTGACTATATgcaaagacagagaaggaaagccGAAGACTTTTGGATTTGTCTGCTTTAAGCACCCTGAATCGGTGTCTTATGCCATAGCTTTGCTGAATGGAATACGTTTATATGGAAGACCAATTAATGTACAGTATCGATTTG gGAGCTCTCGCTCTTCTGAACCAGCTAACCAAAGTTTTGAGAGCTGTGTTAAGATAAATTCACACAGCTAcag aaatgaagaagttGCGGCCAGATCTTCCTTTCCCATGCAGTTCTTTCCAATTAACAGTGCAGTTTTACctcaagaatattttttccttcagaagaTG GCAGTGGCAAAGCTCAGGACCATGTCACAAGATTTTGGAAAGCAAATCAGACCAGCCATGTGGCCGAATTGCCTCCCTCAGAATACGTGCACACAGGAAGAATCTAATCAAAAGAAATGTCATGTTcagaaaataagaag GTTACCCAGCGGCCCACACAGCAGCTTCTTCCCTCCTTGTCCTCCTCAGAACAGGACTGAGACAACCATTCTGTGCCCCAGAAGCAAGTGGGAACCTTATGAAAGAATTGTGCAGGATACCTAA
- the RBM11 gene encoding splicing regulator RBM11 isoform X12, translating to MFPAQEEADRTVFVGNLEARVREEILYELFLQAGPLTKVTICKDREGKPKTFGFVCFKHPESVSYAIALLNGIRLYGRPINVQYRFGSSRSSEPANQSFESCVKINSHSYRNEEVAARSSFPMQFFPINSAVLPQEYFFLQKMVTQRPTQQLLPSLSSSEQD from the exons ATgttccctgctcaggaggaggCCGACAGAACGGTGTTTGTGGGGAATTTAGAGGCCCGAGTACGGGAAGAGATTCTTTACGAGCTGTTCCTTCAG gCTGGGCCATTAACCAAAGTGACTATATgcaaagacagagaaggaaagccGAAGACTTTTGGATTTGTCTGCTTTAAGCACCCTGAATCGGTGTCTTATGCCATAGCTTTGCTGAATGGAATACGTTTATATGGAAGACCAATTAATGTACAGTATCGATTTG gGAGCTCTCGCTCTTCTGAACCAGCTAACCAAAGTTTTGAGAGCTGTGTTAAGATAAATTCACACAGCTAcag aaatgaagaagttGCGGCCAGATCTTCCTTTCCCATGCAGTTCTTTCCAATTAACAGTGCAGTTTTACctcaagaatattttttccttcagaagaTG GTTACCCAGCGGCCCACACAGCAGCTTCTTCCCTCCTTGTCCTCCTCAGAACAGGACTGA
- the RBM11 gene encoding splicing regulator RBM11 isoform X5, with protein sequence MFPAQEEADRTVFVGNLEARVREEILYELFLQAGPLTKVTICKDREGKPKTFGFVCFKHPESVSYAIALLNGIRLYGRPINVQYRFGSSRSSEPANQSFESCVKINSHSYRNEEVAARSSFPMQFFPINSAVLPQEYFFLQKMQWHAYNPALQLPYYEMAAPLPNSTSATSSLNCAPDLEAGPSSYEWTHQQPSDPDLYQTNKRKRQKQTSDSDSSTENKRGNEYSQKFQKCSGKAQDHVTRFWKANQTSHVAELPPSEYVHTGRI encoded by the exons ATgttccctgctcaggaggaggCCGACAGAACGGTGTTTGTGGGGAATTTAGAGGCCCGAGTACGGGAAGAGATTCTTTACGAGCTGTTCCTTCAG gCTGGGCCATTAACCAAAGTGACTATATgcaaagacagagaaggaaagccGAAGACTTTTGGATTTGTCTGCTTTAAGCACCCTGAATCGGTGTCTTATGCCATAGCTTTGCTGAATGGAATACGTTTATATGGAAGACCAATTAATGTACAGTATCGATTTG gGAGCTCTCGCTCTTCTGAACCAGCTAACCAAAGTTTTGAGAGCTGTGTTAAGATAAATTCACACAGCTAcag aaatgaagaagttGCGGCCAGATCTTCCTTTCCCATGCAGTTCTTTCCAATTAACAGTGCAGTTTTACctcaagaatattttttccttcagaagaTG cAGTGGCATGCCTATAATCCAGCCCTGCAGCTGCCTTACTATGAGATGGCAGCACCACTTCCTAATAGCACGTCTGCAACGTCTTCACTAAATTGTGCTCCAGATCTGGAGGCTGGACCCAGCTCTTACGAATGGACTCACCAACAGCCCAGTGACCCTGACCTTTATCAGACGAATAAACGAAAGAGGCAAAAACAAACCAGTGACAGCGATAGTAGCACAGAAAACAAGAGGGGAAATGAATATAGCCAAAAGTTCCAAaagt GCAGTGGCAAAGCTCAGGACCATGTCACAAGATTTTGGAAAGCAAATCAGACCAGCCATGTGGCCGAATTGCCTCCCTCAGAATACGTGCACACAGGAAGAATCTAA
- the RBM11 gene encoding splicing regulator RBM11 isoform X8: MFPAQEEADRTVFVGNLEARVREEILYELFLQAGPLTKVTICKDREGKPKTFGFVCFKHPESVSYAIALLNGIRLYGRPINVQYRFGSSRSSEPANQSFESCVKINSHSYRNEEVAARSSFPMQFFPINSAVLPQEYFFLQKMQWHAYNPALQLPYYEMAAPLPNSTSATSSLNCAPDLEAGPSSYEWTHQQPSDPDLYQTNKRKRQKQTSDSDSSTENKRGNEYSQKFQK; the protein is encoded by the exons ATgttccctgctcaggaggaggCCGACAGAACGGTGTTTGTGGGGAATTTAGAGGCCCGAGTACGGGAAGAGATTCTTTACGAGCTGTTCCTTCAG gCTGGGCCATTAACCAAAGTGACTATATgcaaagacagagaaggaaagccGAAGACTTTTGGATTTGTCTGCTTTAAGCACCCTGAATCGGTGTCTTATGCCATAGCTTTGCTGAATGGAATACGTTTATATGGAAGACCAATTAATGTACAGTATCGATTTG gGAGCTCTCGCTCTTCTGAACCAGCTAACCAAAGTTTTGAGAGCTGTGTTAAGATAAATTCACACAGCTAcag aaatgaagaagttGCGGCCAGATCTTCCTTTCCCATGCAGTTCTTTCCAATTAACAGTGCAGTTTTACctcaagaatattttttccttcagaagaTG cAGTGGCATGCCTATAATCCAGCCCTGCAGCTGCCTTACTATGAGATGGCAGCACCACTTCCTAATAGCACGTCTGCAACGTCTTCACTAAATTGTGCTCCAGATCTGGAGGCTGGACCCAGCTCTTACGAATGGACTCACCAACAGCCCAGTGACCCTGACCTTTATCAGACGAATAAACGAAAGAGGCAAAAACAAACCAGTGACAGCGATAGTAGCACAGAAAACAAGAGGGGAAATGAATATAGCCAAAAGTTCCAAaagt GA
- the RBM11 gene encoding splicing regulator RBM11 isoform X10 has protein sequence MVLVPALLLLRNEEVAARSSFPMQFFPINSAVLPQEYFFLQKMQWHAYNPALQLPYYEMAAPLPNSTSATSSLNCAPDLEAGPSSYEWTHQQPSDPDLYQTNKRKRQKQTSDSDSSTENKRGNEYSQKFQKLAKLRTMSQDFGKQIRPAMWPNCLPQNTCTQEESNQKKCHVQKIRRLPSGPHSSFFPPCPPQNRTETTILCPRSKWEPYERIVQDT, from the exons ATGGTGCTAGTCCCGGCACTTCTGCTCCTGAG aaatgaagaagttGCGGCCAGATCTTCCTTTCCCATGCAGTTCTTTCCAATTAACAGTGCAGTTTTACctcaagaatattttttccttcagaagaTG cAGTGGCATGCCTATAATCCAGCCCTGCAGCTGCCTTACTATGAGATGGCAGCACCACTTCCTAATAGCACGTCTGCAACGTCTTCACTAAATTGTGCTCCAGATCTGGAGGCTGGACCCAGCTCTTACGAATGGACTCACCAACAGCCCAGTGACCCTGACCTTTATCAGACGAATAAACGAAAGAGGCAAAAACAAACCAGTGACAGCGATAGTAGCACAGAAAACAAGAGGGGAAATGAATATAGCCAAAAGTTCCAAaagt TGGCAAAGCTCAGGACCATGTCACAAGATTTTGGAAAGCAAATCAGACCAGCCATGTGGCCGAATTGCCTCCCTCAGAATACGTGCACACAGGAAGAATCTAATCAAAAGAAATGTCATGTTcagaaaataagaag GTTACCCAGCGGCCCACACAGCAGCTTCTTCCCTCCTTGTCCTCCTCAGAACAGGACTGAGACAACCATTCTGTGCCCCAGAAGCAAGTGGGAACCTTATGAAAGAATTGTGCAGGATACCTAA
- the RBM11 gene encoding splicing regulator RBM11 isoform X11 — MVLVPALLLLRNEEVAARSSFPMQFFPINSAVLPQEYFFLQKMWHAYNPALQLPYYEMAAPLPNSTSATSSLNCAPDLEAGPSSYEWTHQQPSDPDLYQTNKRKRQKQTSDSDSSTENKRGNEYSQKFQKLAKLRTMSQDFGKQIRPAMWPNCLPQNTCTQEESNQKKCHVQKIRRLPSGPHSSFFPPCPPQNRTETTILCPRSKWEPYERIVQDT, encoded by the exons ATGGTGCTAGTCCCGGCACTTCTGCTCCTGAG aaatgaagaagttGCGGCCAGATCTTCCTTTCCCATGCAGTTCTTTCCAATTAACAGTGCAGTTTTACctcaagaatattttttccttcagaagaTG TGGCATGCCTATAATCCAGCCCTGCAGCTGCCTTACTATGAGATGGCAGCACCACTTCCTAATAGCACGTCTGCAACGTCTTCACTAAATTGTGCTCCAGATCTGGAGGCTGGACCCAGCTCTTACGAATGGACTCACCAACAGCCCAGTGACCCTGACCTTTATCAGACGAATAAACGAAAGAGGCAAAAACAAACCAGTGACAGCGATAGTAGCACAGAAAACAAGAGGGGAAATGAATATAGCCAAAAGTTCCAAaagt TGGCAAAGCTCAGGACCATGTCACAAGATTTTGGAAAGCAAATCAGACCAGCCATGTGGCCGAATTGCCTCCCTCAGAATACGTGCACACAGGAAGAATCTAATCAAAAGAAATGTCATGTTcagaaaataagaag GTTACCCAGCGGCCCACACAGCAGCTTCTTCCCTCCTTGTCCTCCTCAGAACAGGACTGAGACAACCATTCTGTGCCCCAGAAGCAAGTGGGAACCTTATGAAAGAATTGTGCAGGATACCTAA